A window of the Emys orbicularis isolate rEmyOrb1 chromosome 1, rEmyOrb1.hap1, whole genome shotgun sequence genome harbors these coding sequences:
- the TXNDC9 gene encoding thioredoxin domain-containing protein 9, translating to MAADTSVEMFSKVLENQMLQTTKVVEEQLDAEIQKLDQMDEDELERLKERRLEALKKSQQQKQEWLSKGHGEYREIPSERDFFQEVKESKNVVCHFYKDTTFRCVIIDKHLAALSKKHIETKFLKLNAEKSPFLCERLGIKVIPTLALVKDGKTQDFIVGFTDLGNTDDFTTETLEWRLGCSDIINYSGNLMDPPFQSQKKFGTIVTKLDKKTIRGKKYDSDSDDD from the exons ATGGCTGCTGATACTTCTGttgaaatgttttcaaaagtTCTGGAAAATCAAATGCTTCAGACTACTAAAGTAGTGGAAGAACAGCtggatgctgagattcaaaaattgGACCAGATGGATGAAGATGAATTGGAACGCCTTAAAGAAAGGAGGCTTGAAGCACTAAAGAAATCCCAGCAGCAGAAACAA GAATGGCTTTCAAAAGGACATGGAGAATATAGAGAAATCCCAAGTGAGAGAGACTTTTTCCAAGAAGTCAAAGAAAGTAAAAATGTGGTTTGCCATTTCTATAAAGATACAACCTTCAG atgCGTGATAATAGACAAGCATTTGGCAGCACTTTCAAAAAAACACATTGAAACAAAATTCCTGAAATTAAATGCTGAAAAATCTCCATTCCTGTGCGAGAGATTGGGCATCAAAGTAATTCCCACTCTAGCACTAGTAAAAGATGGAAAAACGCAAGATTTTATTGTTGGCTTTACTGATCTTGGTAATACGGATGACTTTACCACAGAAACCCTAGAATGGAGATTAGGCTGTTCAGACATAATTAATTACAG TGGAAACTTGATGGACCCACCTTTTCAGAGCCAAAAGAAATTTGGAACCATTGTCACAAAGCTGGATAAGAAAACCATCAGAGGAAAGAAATATGATTCAGATTCTGATGACGACTAA